The sequence ttgtttttccagaAATTTATATATTCAGTGATGATCACGTTAAGATGTCAAAAGCTATGGCGTCGTCCAATGAGCAAAGGCAAAGTAGAAGAACTGGAACTCACCAACTCTTTTGCAAGTGGGTCGTCCAACTTACCAACCAATATGACAATAACATAATCATACTTTTTCCTCTATAGATCTTTTTAGAGATCGTCCTTTGGTCCCTACCATTATCATAAATGGACATGGACAGCGCACTAGACGCTGTACAACCGAAGCAGGACTCTAGATCTTGATCCACCGCCAAATTAGACAACATCGACAACAGAATTcaattttagattcaaactaagaATCGTGAATGTTTTTAGGATGTCTGACCAAATACGAGTCAAAGCTTAGTCGATGCCACTAGCGTGGGATGGTTGGAGGTTGTTCGAATTTGTTGAATCAGGATCAGGTGAATCTCGTGATCAAGTCAAGAAACACACGTGTGTAGTGTGGTTTTGTATTATTGGAGAATAATTTGACATCAGACTACTGATTACATAGATCGTAAAAATAAATAATCAGATGATTATAGCATCAAAACAAAACAGAATTTAAATCATTTTAGTGAAAAAAATGAGTAATCAGTTGCAAAATGTTGAAGTAATGTCCACATAAACATTATTATGTGTAGTCGCTCGTAAGCCAATTTTTTTATCTTCTCAGCAAATCTTATCTTAGGTACATTTCTGCAAGTCTCTTTATCACATGGAGACAATGCGCTGTATAATATCACAACTAATCATTTTACCCAAGGATCCCGTGTTAAAAATTacgaaaatactaaaaaaaaacttGTCTAAATAGACAGTAATTCATGACGCTATTTGATCGTGGATTTTCCTTGTGCTTGTGAGTTagtattgtttttcttttaagtCCCTTCTTTTACTATTAATCCGCCTGATAGACAGCAGTTAGTGTCGGTGCTGCTCATGGTCTGTAACTCATATATGATAGGCGCAATAAATTCATCATCAGAGCCTAAGTGAGTACAATCAGAAGCCTCATTTGTCGTGCCATTAAACAAAACGTAAAATTTAGTTTGACACACCGACGAAAATGTTACGTACATTAACACAAGCACACCTACAATTTTTACCTACCAAGAAGTAGGACCCACCAAAGTGACGTGGAGAAAAAGAGAGTGGACCAAAAAATTCGGAGAAGCAGAGCAAGTGGTGACAGAGCGAGTCAGACGAAATCACGTCCCCATACACGATTTCACTGGTTTACCCTTCTTCTTCGGATCTTTATAagtactcctcttcttctctgtttccctcgttcctcctcctcctcctcctcctcctttctTAACACAACAAGATCTCCTGTATTCGTCTCTTTCAAGTTTATTCTCCAAGAGGTTCGTTCTTTTCCTCGGATCTTTTAAGATCATTTTCATTCTCTCTTCGTAATTTTGATTCATTTCAACTGAGTACGTTTCCAAAGATTTTCATATACTTTAATCGTTTGGTGCTACTTAAAAACTTCAGATCTACGGCAGAATTTCTATTCTAAAGAGTGATTTGTTCATATGattatttttaatttgtttttgtgTGTGTAGGGTTAATCTTTGCCTGATTATGCaagattgttttttgttttgtttaacaGTTATTTTAGATCTATTATTTAACATTTATTTGTAATTATGTTCTGATTGGTTTCGTCAATTACAAATTGTGTAACGTTAAATGATTATAGTTTTTTCAAAGTGAAATCTTTGGCCGAGATTTAATTTTATGGAGTATGAGAAAATCTAATCAAATAATTGAGGAAATGCTTAAGATCTGCTAGGAGAAATAAAAATCTGATATTTTGATATGTTTTATGAATTGTTTGAAGCCTAATTGTGCATGAGTATTAAGTTAATTAACCTTTGAATATTTGATTGTTATGAACAGATGGATACCTTCCTATTTACCTCAGAATCAGTCAATGAGGGTCACCCAGACAAGCTCTGTGACCAAGTGTCTGATGCTATTCTTGATGCTTGTTTAGAACAAGACCCCGAAAGCAAGGTTGCTTGTGAAACCTGTACCAAGACCAACATGGTTATGGTTTTCGGTGAGATTACCACCAAGGCTAAGGTCGATTATGAGAAGATCGTCCGTGATACCTGCAGGGAAATTGGATTTGTTTCAGCTGATGTTGGTCTTGATGCTGACAAATGTAAGGTTCTTGTTTATATTGAACAACAGAGCCCTGACATTGCTCAAGGTGTTCATGGTCATCTTACCAAGAAGCCAGAGGATATTGGAGCTGGAGACCAAGGTCACATGTTTggttatgctactgatgaaaCTCCTGAGTTGATGCCTTTGACTCATGTCCTTGCTACCAAGCTTGGAGCTAAGCTTACTGAAGTGAGGAAGAACGGTACCTGCGCTTGGTTGAGGCCTGATGGAAAGACCCAAGTCACCGTTGAATACAGAAATGACAACGGTGCTATGATCCCACTTAGGGTTCACACTGTTCTCATCTCTACTCAACACGATGAAACTGTAACCAATGACCAGATTGCAGCCGACCTTAAGAAGCATGTGATCGAGCCAGTCATCCCTGCCCAATACCTTGATGACAACACCATCTTTCACTTGAACCCATCTGGTCGCTTTGTCATCGGTGGACCTCACGGAGATGCTGGACTAACTGGTAGGAAGATCATTATTGACACCTACGGTGGTTGGGGTGCTCACGGTGGTGGTGCTTTCTCTGGAAAGGATCCTACCAAGGTGGATCGCAGTGGTGCTTACATTGTAAGGCAGGCAGCCAAgagtattgttgcttctaaacttgCCCGTCGTTGCATTGTCCAAGTTTCTTACGCCATCGGTGTTGCAGAGCCATTGTCCGTGTTTGTTGACACTTACAAGACAGGTACTATCCCAGACAAGGACATATTGAAGCTGATCAAGGAGAACTTTGACTTCAGGCCCGGAATGATGTCAATTAACCTTGACTTGAAGAGAGGAGGTAACTTCAGGTTCCAGAAAACTGCTGCTTACGGACACTTCGGCCGTGACGACCCTGACTTCACCTGGGAGACTGTCAAGAACCTCAAGCAAGCTTGATTCTGATTCTCGTTTATAAGGAAATTATATGGGGAATATAAGAAACAGCATATCTATCTGTACTTTTTAATTCAACATAATTGAGAAAAAAAAGCGAGGAAACCGTGCCCGAGGTGAAACTTCTCTGAGTTGGTAGTGGGTTTTAGGAGTTTgtagcattattattattattattattattattgtgttctTGTTTTTCTCTTGAAGGGAAAATGTCTTTTCTTCGAGTAGTCAGTGATTGTTTCTTACTGCACCAAATTGTTTGGATGTTTCAATTTGTTTGATCATATAATATAATCAAGTGAAATTAAATACATGAACTGCTCAATGCTTTTTCTTATTTATTATCTCCCACCATTGTAAGCTGAATTTCTATTACCCTTCAATTCTTGAAGGGACGATAAATTTGGGACAAAATTCCTGCAATACTCGAAAGAAAGTCCATAAAATAGAGTTCACATTTAGAAGTAGAGTACTCGAGCCTCAAGTCAGTCATTCAAATCTGAGATGGGGAGCATAGTTCCGTAGGCTGTCCACAGGAGACTGCCAAAGACAAAAAGTAGAACGCCCGTAAATATCCATCACTATAAATTTTGGTGCTGACTGTCTTGCTAAGAGAGGAGCGATGTTTGACAATGGAGTAGTTGAAGAAATGTTCAATAGTTATAAAAGGTTTTCCTTTCCTAAAACTTATATTGGGTTTTAGTTTTCTGCTTTTGACCTTGAAACTTTTTGCATTTAGGCATTGTACCGATTCACAATATTAAGTACTCGTATAATATTGGATCATAAAATTCATTGGATCCCGTTTTTTATATTACTTATAGAAGAGAATCATAAGCAACATTTAATTTAAAAACACGAAACATTTACGAATGCAACCAGAGTCTGTCTTGCAATCTCTCCTCCCCAGCACCAAACATCTCGTCAACCCTTTCTCCATCCCGGAAGAAATGGAACGTCGGTGTGTAACGTATATGTTGAGTAGTATCAGGGCATTCATCAATGTCAGCATATACAAATGAAAGCTTCGGGAAATTGTTGCTTAATTTACAAAATGATGGAAGAATCTGACTACACACACGACACCTGAAAAAACAAAGACCCGAGTAGGTTATAATAATTCACTTCAATTCTTCAACGGCACAATTTGTATAACTGTATATGAACCCATATTTGCCTTTCCCATTTCTGTTAGTATTCACATCAAACACATTGCGTTCATCTCTACTTATCCAACAAAAGTTACAAAACAATATAAAGCTTCAAACTAAACCTACATCAATCAGATTGACTTACCAAGATGCACCGTAGTTGATAACTGCCTGCAAAAAATGATGCTTCTAGTGAATTTAGTGAACAAAGAAGAACAAAGAAATGAACTTTACTTGATAGAATAAAGTGAAAAGAAAAGAACCCCCGATTTGGATAAAATCCATTATCTAAGAACCCAAAGTAAGACAAACCCAATCCAAAATTTGTGTTTTTTCTAATGAATTTCTTGTTAgtttgtttatttgttttatCTTATAGTATACTTACAGGAGCCTTGGAAGATCTTATGTTTTGCATAATCTCTGTTAGGTTTTGATCGCTTGAAGCACTCTTTAAGTTCCCATGACTGTTCAAAGGTAAAATCAAACCTGTTCCTTCCAATCCCTTTGATTTCTCTCCCAAGCTCAAGTCATTTCCTCCCTCCATTAATTCTCTCTTTGAAGACAGCTACCAGTACAGACAGCTACCAATTAATCCAACGGTTGATATGGGCTTAATTTGTAAAAAATGTTGTTTAGACTTAGTCCAGTAGGGATGTGCATGGGCCGATATGGACCGGTTTTTACCTATTCCGCATTCAATCCAATTCACTACGGATAACAAGTTTGGCATCCGCATCTAATCCAACATCCACGGATTTGCATCCGATGAATGCACGGATgaacggattggatgcggataatccaatggattaaTGTTACTTAAAgtttataatgaaaaaataaagtcAATATAGATGATTTCTTATAGAACCTACACATTTTACACATTTTACATATTTTacatatgtatataaatatagaagtgCCATGGACAACATTCTAAGCAAACAtcttaaaaattccaaaactatCTATATATTTTCTAGAAACTATATTAATGCTCTTAGTATAAcgggtatggatgtccaacggattttcaaggttgcatccgggctCAATCCGTAATCCGTTGGATCTCAAAAATCTCATCCGCGTCCAACCTATTAGCGAATGGTCCGGGCATCCATCCGCAAAAATACGATTAGTGCCGCTTAAATCCACGAATACGGGTAAATGCTCACCCTCGAGTATTAGCCTATTAGGAGTTGAATTTATGCGTTGTTTAGTCCCGTGGTTCTGGCCCATTTGTTATCTTTTTTCTTgaatgattttttggggaccatcctTTTTTTGGGATCATAGTTTTATTTTGGGTAGATATTTAGAAGTGAATCTATGTCACCCCTTATCTCCATATTTATATTAACACCAAAACTagcctcctgattaattttgtataatgattagttagtgtagtGATTAATTAAATGATTAAGTTAGATATAATTAGtgttaataaatgatttttttttgaataagaagtagaattattgagagagtaaagttagagaaaaagaagaagacggtgaaaaaacattattttgattttggtgaaCATGAATTGAGTGATTCAAATGAttcatctgaatcttcatctccttcctctctTAGAGTATTCGTTACTCTTCACAACGATCTGGATAGGAGTTATTTGTTAGATAGTGAATGTATTATcccccaaactcaatctcaagatgaaaatgatggattttaccaaccacaaccggaggaagagtatttgggtacccaggtatgcttcaaacttagatggtgttggttgaattggtccaaattttcacaaaaatataaaattttaaaGTAGATTTCAGCTAGGTCAAggtagttcggttaccttatgtgaggaacaggtagccgaacacaTCTGGAAGTGTAGTTTCGGCTACTTTTTTCAAAgacgcaggtagccgaactcactTTTAACGGAGGTTTTGAGGGGTTCGAttaacagattcaacaacatgtAGCCGAACTGTTTTTATAGGATTTACAAATTTATGTTCGTTGGCTCGCAAAATAGTCGAACTTTAGGAGCtatgagttcggttggttcgcaagaTTCAACCAAACTAATTTTCTGGCCGAACTTTACGTACAAAACTAGATTAAAACTAACTGTTAaaggttcggttgattcgcaaaattcACCCAAACTTTCCAGACGAACTTTACGTACAAAATTGTTTTAAAACCGAGTGATAACTTCGGATATCTGTTGCTTGCCGAACATTAGCCACTAAATATTCGGTTGGCTCGCAAAACTGCTTTACCAACTGAACTTTCCGTTTGGTAATTGTGACAAAATTATCTTATTGTCAAACTTATTTGTATTAATATTTTGTGATTGCAATTGATGTTGTTCTATTTCTCGTAGATTGAATGCCAACCTATaccaatggatgatcaaccttctccggttCATATGTTGTACGAAGATACATTCTATCACTATTCTAATGAGTTGGTATTCGACTTACCTATTGAGGCGAAGAATTTGGCTAGAGAGCATGCCAAGAGAGACATGTTCGTATAAGTTTTGAATGAAAAAGAAAGCAAAACTCGTTTTGAAATgttttgtgagagaagtggagatcccgatgttagtcacaagaaAAACAATTAtgtgtataaaggaaagacgacaaggaagaacacaacgtgctcaaataaaattaaatgtcTGTTCAAGCTATTAACAAGagcaaaaaaaatatgaagggaTGGGTTCTATCCTAGGTTGTGGAAGgttgtcataaccaccctcgtccaaAATATATTGAAGGACATTCAATGGACAcaaggctcactcctcaagaaatggaaaaaatagctAAATTTAGGAAAATTGATATTTCACCACTTAATATGCTTCGCTTACTAAAGTATGATAACAAGGATAACGTATCATCTTTGTCCactatttacaatgcaattgagacaattaagAAGAATGAATGGAGAGATAGACAAGTGatgcaacaattattattatttattttttttgacttaagagaaaggctacgcgtttcaaaagaaggtaggtccggatGAAGACATAACACATCTCATTGCGCATCCGAAGATTGTTCAactggctcaatgctttcatgaatttattataatggattgcacttacaagactaACAAATACAAGATGCCATTGTTGAaattgttggtcgtacgtcgacaAAGTCATTGTTTACTGTTGCATTTTTTCttctaaaggacgagcaagaaccaagttacacttaGGCGCTACAACAATTAAAGGtgatctaccgagatgatgatatccCCGAATTATAGTGATGGACAATGAAATATGATGAATgcaatagagaaagtcttcccattagcacataatatgTTTTGTACGTTCATATATGGTGtaatgtgatgaataggtgcaagatTCAAATTTGTCCACCAAAGAGGAAAGCATTTGATgagattagtaagctaccggAAGATAAACAAGCGTATGCAAAAGAGGAATTTGATAAACAATACATTATAAATCACGCTAAATAGGTTGATTTCTCCGGTGAATCATAGTTATTGACTTGCTCTCTCACCAAAGAAGAGTATAATCTAAATCTTGTCGCGTTTATCGAACATTGGTCTAGCCCCAATTATCCCGAGGTTATTGTGACGTATGTGCTTgagcaatggttggaaccgcacaGAGAGCGGTTAGTTTATGCTTTTACCAACCACCATAAATACTTTtggaatcaagcgacaagtttggtagaatcggctcaccaccggttggAGAAAAATCTTtttggatgtgtcgataattttgtgaTCCTGTTTAACGCTATGGAAAATCACTTCAACCGCGAGATtgatagaattaaagagaagtttcaAAAAAACCGCATCATGAAGTACAAGAAATTGGGTACCTTCGGTTGTTCAAGGGACTCCATTATAATTTTTCCCATGCTTGCATTAAAAAGTTGGTGGTAGAAGTGAATTTGATTGAAAAATGGGGAACTAAGCCGGACTAAGTGTGTGTGTGTaacatgatgaagtctatgggactcGCTTATCACCATGTAATAGTTAACTATGAATATGGCATAATCCTTTAAGCGGTATATATCCATATTGACAACAAttaagttttgtccctcctccaaagggagaTGCCGAAGAAGAGTTTGGTGATAATGAAATGGGAAGAAACGTTCTCGAGATGTACCGAAACATGAAAAAACTCGAAAGgctttcttttgggatgacattAAGACAATCTTTTATCCGCACACTTCGGAGAATATCCACGAACCAGAAAAAGGAAAGCGCAAAGGTAGGCCAAgcatcaaaaaaatgaaaaaacaagcaAGACAATATGCAAAGGTATTGGCTAGGAGGCAAAGTGAAATGAATGCTAATACTAGAGATTTATCGGCGCATGAGCATACCACGGCGAAGTACCAAGAGGATTATAAGTGAATGAGATACAAATAAAAAGGGTCCGATGTTACACTCGCCATCAACCCAACCTACTCCATCGGCAACGAGCCAACCAACTCAACGAGACATGAAGCTTAAGGCTCCAATGTGCCCATCCAACAAATGATATACCACCACTTATTAATAAAAGCTACTTGGAAGAGATACCTCTTTACATTAGAGAGTACGTCATATCCACTGACGACGTCCCTCCAGATGGTAATTGCGgtttctgaaaaagtgggggtctaacaaacatacccaatatttcgtttagcaatctatatggacaaaatccaatatactttcaagagaatcaactagacagtcatactcaatctttagaaaagtatatccaagagtttgtatctcaatttctcaactcaatctgcaatcaaacaaatgggaattttcgagcccgattgattatgagaaataacttgtaaggtatcaaaaaccaatatccaagcgtcaatcaattcaatcgacAAACCAAAGGTCAGATACACAAATttattgaacttacgtacaacctgtaatatttcagttatataaaaatataatgcggaaaagaaataacacagacaccataaattttgttaaggaggaaaccgcaaatacagaaaaaccccgggacctagtccatattgaacaccacgctatattaagccgctacatacactatcctactacaagttaacttcgaactggaatgtagttgagccctaaccaatctcaaactgattaaggtacagtctcgTTCCTTAAGACTCcaaaaccacgccggattctacgcacttgattcccttggctgatctcacccacaactaagagttgctgcaacccaaagtcaaagactataataaacaaatatgtctcacacagaaaagtttatttagatagataaatctatctcccacagaaatacctataaggtttgttccgtcttttgataaatcaaggtgcacatgaatcAATTTATataccggatttatattcccgaagaacatcctagaaatatcaatcacctcacaataacttaactatatggtggtagaacaagttattgtggaatcacaaacgatgagacggagatgtttgtgactaatttttatcttatcTATCagaaataaatctcgagcaaatcttagagaagatagtactcagtacgatagaacaaagtaagatctgaaaaagcggggatctaacaacaccacccaatatttcgcttagcaatctgtatggactaactccaatactttggtagagaatcaactagacagtcagactcaatctagattaaagtatatcgaggagttaatatctctctcttgttttgatttacttgagataacagaaatcagcgagtccttaatcaaacacaaggaataacttggatggtaccaaagaccaatatccaaggatcaatcaatgacaatcaactctaattgatgatctaacgcacaacctgtattatttcaattataaagataaaacaatataatgcggaaattgaaataacacagacaccataaattttgttaacgagaaaaccgcaaatgtagaaaaaccccgggacctagtccatattgaacacacactgtattaagccactacagacactagcctactccaagctaacttcggactggactgtagttgaactccaatcagtctcccgttgatccaaggtacagttgtactccatacgcctctgatcccagctggacactgtgcacttgactcccttagatgatctcacccataactaagagtttctacgacccaaagtcgaagacttgataataaacaaatctatctcacacagacaagtctatcaaagtatcaatctgtctcccacagataaaccctaaaaggttttgttccgtcttttgataataatcaaggtgaacaggaaccaattgataatatggtcttatattcccgaagaacagcctagagttatcaatcacctcacaacaatcttaatcgtatagtagcgaaacaagatgttgcggaatcacaaacaatgagacgaagatgtttgtgattactttttatatctttcctatcggagatatcaatctcaagccaatcaatctgattgtactcgtgcgatagaagatgcaagatcagatcacacaactacgataaaagtagtatcggtctggattcacaatcccaatgaagtctttaagtcgttaacctggttttagaagaagaaaaccaaaggtcaaaggagaaccgactctagtatgcaaactagtatcacacatgaggtgtggggattagttttgcacatatactagatttccccttatatagtctttcaaatcagggtttgcaattaagttaccttggtaacaaagcaatcaatacccAAAATAACTTAGTTGAACTTCTTTCTTTCCTAAGATTATCTAACTATTATCGGTGATTCACGGTTGGAAAATAAATTGGTATCCTTGACAAATTTATTGAAGAAGGATAAAACTTGGGTATGAATTGACGAGTATCAGTGGTAATTCTAATTGCTAAAGGAAGCGGTCTCGACAAAACCAGTTATCCGCTTTCCTGACTACGAAGTACCATTTGAAGTGCATAATGATGAAGGAGTACTAATGCAAGAAAGTCATCTTGTTTCCTATGAAAGCCACAAGATTAGTGGTGCCGAAAGTCGGTATATTGTGCATGAGAAAGAGATGTAAAATTGTGCATTGAATTAAAGTATGTCGTCGTTATTTGTTAGGTACTTACTTTATCGTAAGGACTGAAAATGTTGACATTAACTATTTCACCAGTCAAAAGAAATTGTTGCCCCAAAAAAGTTAGATGTTATGAGTTTTTGGAAGAGTTTGATATGAAGAATGAGCATAAGACAGGTAGACTTAACTCTGTACCTGATGCGTTGGGTATAAAATGGATAACAGAGTATGTTATGACACTGACCATGATTGAGGCAGAATTATTGCCTCGAGTCAAAGAAATGACAAATAGGGATGAAGCATGTGTGCGTTTGACCAAAAAAATTATTGATGGGATTGTTCGTCGATATTATATTATATAGATGATGGAGTCATTTATGCCAAAGGAGTTATAATTTAAGTACCAAATACCGGAggattaagaatggagcttttgAGAGAGACATATGATTTATTATCGTCTAGTCATCCAGGCATGGAAAAAACTAACGCTAATAGCTCATTCATATTTCTGGTCTAAAATTGATCAAAATGTGGAGTTGTATGTAAAAACTTATTTGGTATTTTAGTAATACAAGACGGAAAGGAGGAGGATAGCTGGTATATTACAACCGTTTTCAATTCAGGCAGACCTTGAACAAGTATGTCAATGGATTTCATTAATAGACTTCCTAAGGTGCAAGGCTATAATTCAATAAGTCGATCATTTTTCCAAGTATGCAACGTTCGATCCCTGCCCACATTCTTGCAATACATATATAGCAGCGGATTCGTTCTTCATTAATGTAATAAAGTATTAGGGTATATTCATAGACATAGTGAATGATCGAGATTCACGGTTTACTGAAAATTTTTGGACACCCTTGTTTGGATT comes from Papaver somniferum cultivar HN1 chromosome 7, ASM357369v1, whole genome shotgun sequence and encodes:
- the LOC113298671 gene encoding S-adenosylmethionine synthase 2-like; the encoded protein is MDTFLFTSESVNEGHPDKLCDQVSDAILDACLEQDPESKVACETCTKTNMVMVFGEITTKAKVDYEKIVRDTCREIGFVSADVGLDADKCKVLVYIEQQSPDIAQGVHGHLTKKPEDIGAGDQGHMFGYATDETPELMPLTHVLATKLGAKLTEVRKNGTCAWLRPDGKTQVTVEYRNDNGAMIPLRVHTVLISTQHDETVTNDQIAADLKKHVIEPVIPAQYLDDNTIFHLNPSGRFVIGGPHGDAGLTGRKIIIDTYGGWGAHGGGAFSGKDPTKVDRSGAYIVRQAAKSIVASKLARRCIVQVSYAIGVAEPLSVFVDTYKTGTIPDKDILKLIKENFDFRPGMMSINLDLKRGGNFRFQKTAAYGHFGRDDPDFTWETVKNLKQA
- the LOC113293048 gene encoding thioredoxin-like 3-3, which produces MEGGNDLSLGEKSKGLEGTGLILPLNSHGNLKSASSDQNLTEIMQNIRSSKAPAVINYGASWCRVCSQILPSFCKLSNNFPKLSFVYADIDECPDTTQHIRYTPTFHFFRDGERVDEMFGAGEERLQDRLWLHS